Proteins encoded by one window of Channa argus isolate prfri chromosome 1, Channa argus male v1.0, whole genome shotgun sequence:
- the pkib gene encoding cAMP-dependent protein kinase inhibitor beta → MTEVEPVLDFASSGRAGRRNALPDILGSPAGVNPGDLPLKLAELSLKDGPGGAQSPTAEEPPAPPESSEEGEGS, encoded by the exons ATGACGGAAGTGGAGCCAGTGTTGGATTTTGCCTCCTCGGGGCGTGCGGGGAGGCGAAATGCTCTACCTGACATCTTGGGCTCCCCAGCGGGCGTAAACCCTGGTGACCTGCCTCTTAAGCTGGCTGAGCTGTCCCTCAAAG ATGGACCAGGAGGGGCCCAGTCACCCACAGCAGAGGAGCCTCCGGCGCCGCCGGAGAGCTCAGAGGAGGGCGAGGGATCATAG